TCACGCGCTCGCGCCGGATCAGCCGGACCAGCGCGGTCAGCGCGCGCGGGTCGAAGGCCCCGCGCATCCGCACCGCCACCGTCTCGACGCCGGCCTCCCGCGCGCGGCCGACGAGGCGGCCGTCCGGCTGGCAGGCGAGCAGCACCCGCCAGCCCCGTTCCGCGGTCCAGCGCGACTCGTTGAGCGTGCGCACCTCCTGCCCACCGAGTCCCGGCGAGGCTTCGGTGTGCAGGACCGTCTTCGTCATGCCACCACGCTCCTCACCTCGTCGCGCACCGTCTCCGGCTCGATCCGCCTCAGACAGATGTGATCGATGGGACAGGTGGGCCGGAAGCACGGCGAGCAGGGCACCTCGCGGTCGAGGACGCGCGCGGTCCCGCCCCGTGGCGCGGTGAGCCGGCGATCGCTCGGCCCGAACAGGGTCACGGTGGCCACGCCGACCGCGGCCGCCAGGTGGGCGACCCCGGTATCCCCGCTCACCAGACAGCGGAGCCGCGCCAGCAGCCGCGGCAGGAGCGCCACCCGATCGCGGCCGACGAGCGACGCCACGTCCGCGCCGGCCGCCCGCGCGACCCCCGCCGCGGTGGCCGCGTCATCGCTCGTGCCGAGCAGGACCGGTCGCAAGCCGTCGTCGATCAGGAAGCGGGCGAGCCGGCCGTAGGCCTCGGCCGGCCAGAGCTTGGAGCTGCCGAAGGCGGCGCCGAGATGCAGACCGATGAGCGGTCCGCCGCCATCGAGGCCGGCCGCAGCGAGGAGCCCGTCGACCTCCGCGTCGGCGGCCCCGCTCTTCGCGAGCGTCCACTGCGGCACGCCCGCGACATCCGCGATGCCCAGGGGCGCCAGGAGCGCGGCGTACTCGTCGACCTGATGCCGACGCGGCGACGGCAACGGCAGCGCGTCGGTGAGGAAGAAGCCGCGCCCGTCGCTGGCATAGGCGATGCGGCGGCGCGCACCCCAGCGCCGCGCCGCGAAGGCGGATTCGAACGACCCGGGTAGCAGGATCGCGACGTCGGGCGGCTCGTGGGCGACCGCCGACGCGAGATGCCGGCGATCGGTCCGCGCGCTCGGGTACGGCAGGAGCGCGTCGGCCACGCCCTGCCCGGCGAGGAGCGTGGCCCACCGGCCGATCAAGGTGATGCGCGCATCGGGCCGGGCGGCCCGCAGCGCCGCCAGCATGGGCAGCGCCATCACGGTGTCGCCCAGCCAGTTGGGAGTGCGCACCACGACCAGCTCGAGAGACGATCCGGCGGCGGCCCCGCTCATGACCGCGGCCGGCCGAGCGCGGCCGGTGCGAGCGTACCCGCGAGCAGGCGCTGCCACGCCTCCAACCCCGCGTCGATGACCAGGCGCATCGGCAGGACCCACAGGGGCAGCGCGGGGCGCGGCAGGTCGCGCACGCGCACCCAGTCCTTCTCGGTCGTCACGAGCCCCTGCGCGGACGCCGCGCGGGCCTCGCGGGCCAGCTCCTCGAGATCGATCGGGGTGAACCAGTGGTGATCGGGGAACTCGGCGAATCCGACGCGGCGCACTCCCGCGGCGTCGAGCGTGTCGGCGAAGCCCTGCGGCGAGCCCAGGCCCGCGAAGGCCATGAGCCGTCGCCCGGCCAGATCGGCGACCGGCACGCGACGGCCGCTCTGCGCCTCGACCGCGTCCTGCAGCTGGTAGCGCGCGGTCACCAGCGCCGCGTCGGGGTTGAAGCGACGCACGGTGCGGCTCACCGCGTCGATGGTCTCCGCGCCGGCGGGATTGGTCAGGACGACCACGTGGGCCCGCGCCAGCGCGGAGAGCGGCTCGCGCAGCATCCCGCGCGGGAAGACGCGCGCATTGCCCCAGGGGGCGCGGCCCTGCACCACCACGATCTCCAGGTCCTTGGCGAGGGTGCGGTGCTGAAAGCCGTCGTCCAGGACGATGGCGGTGGCGCCGCAGCGCTCCACCGCGACGCGCGCCGCTTCGTAGCGACTCTCCCCCACCACGACCGGCACGCCGGGCAGGCGCTCGGCCAGCAGGAGCGGCTCGTCCCCCGCGGTCCGCACGTTGCTGCGGATGCCCTCACGGTCGGCGACCACGTGGACGCCGCGGGTGTGGCGGCCGTAGCCGCGGCTGACCACCGCGGGCAGTCGCCCGGCTTCGTGACCGATCTCCTGGAGCGATCGCACCACCGCTTCCACGGTGGGTGTCTTGCCGCTGCCTCCGAGCGTGAGATTGCCCACCGAGACGACCGGGCTCGGCAGCCGGCCGGTCCGCAGCACGCCCCAGCGGTACGCCCGGTCGCGGGCCGCGAGCGCGGCGCGGTAGAGCACGCTGAGCGCGGAGAGGCCGGCGGTCACCACCGGCGTGTCGGGGTCGTCCCAGTAGCGTCGCAGGAGCACTTCGGGCGCGCGTCGCGGGGTCGTCATCGGGACGGTCCGCCCGCGGACCCGGGCCAGAGGTGACGGGCGATCAGATCGAGCGTCGCGCTCACCGCGCCCTGTCGGCCCGCGAACGCCTCGCGCGCGGCCCGGCCCATGCGGCTCGCCAGGTCGCCATCCTCCAGCAGGCGCGTGAGCTCGCCCGCCAGCTCGGCGCCGTCCTTGACCACGAGCCCGCCCCCGCTCATCTGCAGGAGCTCGGCTCCTTCACGGAAGTTGCTCGTGTGGGGGCCGAAGAGCACCGGCTTGCCTCGCATCGCCGGCTCCAGCATGTTGTGCCCGCCGATCGGCACGAGGCTGCCGCCGACGAAGACGACCTCGGCGAGGGCGTAGAGCTGGGCCAGCTCGCCCACCGTGTCGAGAATGACGATGGCCCCGCGCGCGGCGTCCCGAGGCAGGCGGCTCCGGCGCACCGCGACGAGGCCGCGGGCGCGGATCAGCTCCTCGACCTCAGCGGCCCGCTCGGGATGACGGGGCGCGAGCAGCAGCGCCAGCCCCGGGTATCGGGCGTTCGCGTGCACGAAGGCGTCGAGCGCGAGGGCCTCCTCGCCTCGATGCGTGCTGCCCGCGATCCACAGCCGGTCGCCCGGGCCGAGGCCGAGCCGCTGACGCCACGCCGCGTCGTCGGAAGCCTCGGGAAGCAGATCGCTCTTGAGATTGCCGGTCACGACCACCCGCTCGGGCGGCGCGCCCAGCGCGATGATGCGCTGGGCGTCCTCCGTGCTCTGCATCGCGAACACCGAGACGTCGGCGAGGACGCGCCGCATGAGCCACCGCACCCGATGGTAGCGGCGGAAGGAGCGGTCGGAGATCCGCCCGTTGGCGATCATCGTGGGGATGCGACGGGCTGCGAGGGCGCGTAGGAAGTTGGGCCAGAGCTCGGTCTCGATGGCGATGAAGAACCGCGGACGCGCGGCGTCGAGCGCGCGCCGGACCGGCCCCGGCAGATCGACGGGGAAATATCGGTGCGCCGCGCGGCCGGCGAGCCGCTCCGCGACGATGCGCGCGCCGGTCGGCGTGATCGTGCTGACCACGATCGAAAGCTCGGGCCAGCGTCGGCGGATCCCCTCGACCAGGGGGACCGCCACCGCGGATTCGCCGACCGAGACCGCGTGGATCCAGCCGCGAGGCTCGGGGGGGAGCCCCTCGCCGATGCGGCCGAGGCGTTGCCCCAGATGCCGCCCGTAGCCGGCGCGGCGGCGACGAACCAGGAACGCGGGCAGATAGGCGAGCAGGCCCACGCCGAGCACCGCGGAGTACAGGACGTACATCAGCCGCGCGCCTCCTCGTCCACCTGCCAGGTCAGGCCGCGGAGGGCGGCCTCGACCTCCTTGCGCGCGGCCTCCTGAGCGGCGCGGTCGGCGTCGACGGAGACGCGGATGGGCTCGCCGAAGCGCATCACGCAGCGGGCGAACGGCCTCGGGACGTGGAACTCGTCCCAGGAGCGAAGCTGCCAGTACCGCGAGGCGCCGACCGCCATCGGCACGATCGGCGCGCCGGAGAGCCGCGCCAAGGCGATCACGCCCGGCTTGAGCACCTCGCGCGGGCCCACCGGCCCGTCCGGCACCACCACGACCTCGCGGCCGCGCCGAAGCTGTCGCGTGAGCAGCCGCAGGGCCTCGCCGCCGCCGCGGGTGGATGAGCCCCGCACCGGCTCGAGGCCGAACCGCTCCACGAGGCGCGACACGATCTCGCCGTCGCGCGACCGGCTCGCGAGGACGCAGCAGCCGCGATGGCCGTAGAGGTACGGCAGCAGGAAGATTCGCCCGTGCCAGACCGCGTAGATCACCGGCACCCCCGCGGCCCAGAGCGGCGCGACCGCGTCCTCCTCGCGACGGATGCGCAGCGTGCGCGCCAGGGCGCGGAGGCCGAGCGCGCCCGCCGCCGGACCCGCCGAGAGCGCGAGCGCCCGCGGGAGCTTCATCCCGCCCTCGCGGTCCGGAGCACCGCCAGGGCGGCGCGCCGGCCCACGCCGGGCTCCCCCAGCCGCGCGCGCACCTCCTTGAACGCGGCGCGCTGGGCGGTGGCGGCGACCGGATCCTCGTCGAGCAGCCGGCCGGCCTCCGCGGCGAGCCGCTCGCCGGTGACCTGAGCCTGGATCAGCTCCGGTGCGACCACCCGGCCCGCGATGAGATTGGGCAGCCCGATCCACTCGACGTGGGTCAGCATCCGCGCGATCAGCTCGGTGGTGCGGGAGACGCGATAGCAGAGCACCATCGGGGTGCCGAGCAGCGCGGCCTCGAGGGTGGCGGTGCCCGAGGCGATCAGCAGCACGTCGGCCGCGACCATCAGCTCGTAGGTGTGCCCGCTGAGCAGCTCGATCGGGGGGCCGCCCGCGGCCCGGAGATGCGCCTGCACCTGCTCGCGCGGCACCGTCGGAGCCAGGCCGAGGACGAAGCGGCGGCGGCCGTCGGCGGCGGCCAGGCGTCGCGCCGCATCCAGCATGGGCGGCAGGAGCCGTGCGATCTCCTCGCGACGGCTCCCGGGCAGCAGGCCGATCAGCGAATGGCCGGGATCGGCCTGGATACGGCGCCGCGCCTCGTCGCGGGCGAGGTCGAGAGGCAGCACGTCGAGGAGCGGATGCCCCACGAACTCGACCGGGATGTGATGGTGCTCGTAGAGCGCGGCCTCGAAGGGGAAGACCGCGAGCACCTGGCTCACCCGCTGCGCCATCTGCCGCACGCGGCCCCGGCGCCACGCCCACAGCTGCGGCGGCACGAAGTAGACGACCGGCACGCCGGCCCGTCGGGCGCGGCGGGCCAGGCGCAGGTTGAACTCGGGAAAATCGATCAGCACGAGCGCGCGCGGGCGCTCGTCGCGCAGTCGTTGCCCCATCAGGCGATAGGCGCGATAGAGGCTGGGGATCCGCCCCAGCGCCTCGCTCGTGCCGACCGCGGCGTGGGCGGTGGGATCGAGGATCACCTCCACGCCGGCGGCGGCCATGCGGCCGCCACCCATGCCGACCAAGCGGACGTCCGGCTCGAGCGCGCGCAGCGCGCGGCAGAGGGTGGCCCCGTGGAGATCGCCGGAGGCCTCGCCGACCGACAGCATGATCGGCGCCGGTCTCGCGCTTCGATCAGGGCTGGCCATCGACGCTCACCACCGCGATGCCCGCCGCATCGGCGACATGGATGACTCGCTCGCGGTCGAGCAGCAGGACCTGGCCGGCGGGCACCGCGAGCGCGACGGCCCCGCCGTCGCGCATGGCCTCGAGGGTGGCCGCGCCGATGGTCGGGATGTCGAAGCGATAGTCGTGCGCGTCGGCCACCGTCTTCACCACCACCGCCCCCGGCCCGGCCAGGCGGCCGCCCCGCCGGATCGTCTCGTCGGTGCCCTCCGCGGCCTCCACCGCCACCGTCACCCCGCGCGCCCGCACCACGGTCTGCCCGATCCCGTCGGCGGCGAGTCGGCGCGCGAGCCGGAAGCCCTCGTGAATCTCCTCCCACTCGGGATCGGACGGAGTGCGCGCGGTGAGCGCGCCCGCGGGAAGCAGCCACGGGCCCAGGAAGTCCCGCTGGTCCAGCACCTCGATGCCCATCGAGCCGAGGGTGGTCACCACCATCTGGCCGAGCGCGGCGTCAGAGAGGCCGTCGCGGGCCAGGCCGAGGCCGGCGGCGTCGGCCTGATCGTACCGGGACAGCGCACTCGACTTCCAGAACTTGCCCACGAAGACCGCGGCCTTCACTCGCTCAGCGGCGAGGCCGGCGAGCACGGCCTGGATGTCGGTGATCGTCGACGGGATCAGCACATCGGCGGCCTCGGCGAGGCCGGGGGCTTCCTCGAAGGCGAAGGCCGCGACGCGCCACCCGCGCCGTCGGGCCTCCAGGGCGGCGTGGCCGGGCAGGATCCCGGCCCCGGCCATCAGGCCGAGCGCGCGCTCCACGGGAGATCCTCCGGCCAGGCGGTCTCGCCCCGGCCCTCGCGGATCATCCGCTCGATCTCCAGGGCGACGGCCAGCGATCGGAGGTCGTCCGCCTCGGGCAGCTCCACCGTGCCGTGGTGACTCGAGGCGGCGCGGGCGGCCGAGATCAGGTGGCGGATCTCCAGCTTCAAGGGATTGTCCTTGTGGACGAGAAGGTGCTCCACGAAGGACGCCTGGCGGTAGCGGATCGACTCGCGGTTGAGCGTGTATTCCTGAGCGGCCCGACGGTGGATCTGGATGTCCTGATGAGAGTAGTCGAGGAGGATGTAGGCGTCGGGCTGGGTGATGGCAAGGGTGCGGATCTTCTCCTCGGTCGCGCGGCTGGCCGTGATGGTGGCCATCGCTCCCGAGTCGAAGACGATCTGCACGGTGGCCACGTCGGTGACCGGCGAGTGCACCGACGAGCCCACCGCGGTGATCTTGCGCGGCTCGCCGTCGACCAGGTTCAGGACGATGTCGATGTCGTGGATCATCAGATCCATGACCACCGAATCGTTCTGCACGCGCGGCACGAACGGCCCGAGCCGGCGCGACTCGATGAGGATCGGCCGCTCCACGATCTTGCGAAGCTCCTGCACCGCCCCGTTGAACCGCTCGACGTGGCCCACGTGGAGCACCCGGTTCTGCTGGCGAGCGAGCCGGAACAGCTCCTTCGCCTCCTCGAGCGTGGAGGTCATCGGCTTCTCCACGAGCACGTGCACGCCGCTCTCGATCAGGTCGCGCGCCACCGCGAAGTGCTGCTCGGTGGGCACCGCCACCGTGGCGAAGTCGATGAGGCCGGCGAGCTCGCGATGATCGCGGAAGGCGCGCGCGCCGTACGGCGCGGCGACCCGCTGGGCCCGATCGAAATCCACGTCCACCACCCCGACCAGCTCCACGTTCCAGATCTCGGCGAGGGCGAGGATGTGGTACTGGCCCATGTGGCCGGCGCCCACCACCGCCCCGCGGATCTTGGGCTCGCCGTTCTGGCTCACGCGATCTCCTCCGGCTCGGCTGGCGCACGCGCCCGCCCCCCGGCCTCGGCCGCGGGAACGATGCCGTGCCTGGATTGTTCCACGAACTCGACGAGCCGCGCCACCAGGGGATGATCGCCCAGCTCCTCCTTCACCCGTCGGATCGCCGCGCCGGGGGCCTGCCCGGAGCGGTAGAGGAGCCGGAAGGCCGACTGCACCTGTCGCCGCGAGGCCGCGTCGACGCCGCCGCGGCGCATGCCGATCACGTTCACCGCGCGGGCGACCGCGGGCGCCCCGTCCACCATGATGAACGGCGGCACGTCCTGCGTGACCTTGGAGCAGCCCCCGATGTAGGCGTAGGTCCCGATGCGGCCGAACGGGCGGATGCCGGTGAGTCCGCCGATGGTGACGCGGTCCTCGACGGTGATGTGGCCGGTGAGCCCGGCATAGTTGATGAGGATGACGTGGTCGCCGAGCACGCAGTCGTGGGCGACGTGGCTCGAGGCCATCACCAGGCAGTGGCGGCCCACCACCGTGTCGTGGCCCTCGTGAGTGGCCCGGTGGATCGTCACGTACTCGCGCACCGCCGAGTCGTCGCCGATGCTGACTCCGACCGGCGTCCCCTCGCGGAACTTCAGGTCCTGGGGCAGCCCGCCGATGATGGCTCCGTGGCCGATGCGGCAGCGGGCGCCGATCCGGGTGCGGCCCTCCAGCACCACGTGGGCGCCGATCTCGGCGCCGGCCCCGATGGTGACGTCGCCCCCGATCACCGAGTACGGCCCCACCCGCACGTCGGCGGCGAGCTCCGCGCCGGGATCGATCACCGCGGTGGGATGGATCACGAGCGCCGCGCCTCCAGCTCGCGGACCCGCTTCTCGAGGGCGCGGACCCGCTTGATCAGCTCGGGCAGCTGGCCCTCGCCCGCCCAGATGCGCCGCTGGGCCGCGCTGGGCCGGCTCGGGGTGCCGCTCCACACCTCGCCCGCCGGCACGTCGCTGGGAACGCCGGACTGCGCGGTCAGGATCGCGCCGGCGCCGATCGTCACGTGGTCGGCGACGCCCACCTGCCCGGCCAGCATCGCGCGGTTGCCGATGCGCGAGGAGCCGGCGACCCCCACCTGGGCGACCAGGATCACGTCTTCGCCCACGTCGCAGTTGTGGCCGATCTGCACGAGGTTGTCGATCTTGGTCCCGCGACGCACCACGGTCTCCCCGAGAGTGGCCCGGTCGATCGCGCTGTTCGCCCCGATCTCCACGTCGTCCTCGATGCGGAGCCCTCCCACCTGCGGGATCTTCCGGTGGGCGCGTCCGTCGAACGCGTAGCCGAAGCCGTCGGCGCCCAGCACCGCCCCCGGATGTACGATCACCCGGTTGCCGACGCGCACGCCTTCGCGGACCACCGCCCGTGGATACAGGCGGACGTCCTCGCCGAGGACCGCGCGGGTCCCCACGAAGGAGAGCGCCCCCACCTGACTCCGCGGCCCGATCGAGGCTCCCGCCTCCACCACCGCGAACGGGCCGATCGAGACCGAGGCGTCGATGCGCGCGTCGTCGGCGACGCAGGCGGACGCGTGGATGCCGGGCGGAACCGACGGCGCCGGATGGAACAGCTCGAGCATGGCGATCAGGCCGTGCTGGGGATTATCCACGCGGAGCAGCGGAGCCGGGAGCCCCGACACGGTGCGCCCCACCAGGAATGCGCCGGCCTGGCTCGATTCGGCCTGCTTCAGGTACCGGGGATCGGTGAGGAACGACACGTCGCCCGGCCCCGCCGCCTCCAGCGGGGCGACTCCGGTCACCACGCGCTCGGCGTCTCCTTCCAGCGACGCCCCGAGCGCGTCGGCGAGCCGGCCGAGCGTGATCGAGACGCCGGCGCTCACTTACTTCGGGGCCTTCTTGGTCTGGTCGTCGTAGGCCTTGAGGACGTCCTCGGTGAGATCGGAGTCGCCGGACGCGAACAGCACCCCCGCCCGCTGCCGCTCGAGCACCACCGCGTACCCCTTCTCCTTGCCGAGCCGCTGGATCAGCCCGGCCACGTCCTGCAGCACCTTCTGCAGCAGGGCGTCTTCCTTCTTCTGGAGCTGGGCCTGGAGGTCGTCGACGAGCCGCCGGACGTCGCGGACCTTGCGCTCCAGCGCGTCTTGCTTCTCTCGTCGCGCCTCGGCGGACAGCAGCTGGCCCTTCTTCTCCAACTCGTCCCGCATCTTTTCGAGCTCGGTCTTGTGGCCGTCGAGCTGGCGCTGCATGGTCGCCTTGTCCTTCTCCAGCTGCTCGCGGGCGGCCGCGCCCGCCACCGACCGGGCGAGGATCCGCTGGATGTCGACGATCGCCACGCGTCCGTTCGAGGGCGGCGTCGCCGGGGGGGGGGTCTGGGCCTGCGCCCACCCGGTTCCCCCGACACCCAGCAGCAGCGTCAGGATCGCCGCCGCCCTCCCTACTGCCTTACCTTGCCCCATGGTTCCTGCCTCCTCAGCTAGAAGGAGGAGCCGGCGGAGAAATTGAACTCGCCGAAGCTCTCTCCCTTTTTCTGGTCGAGCTTGATCCCGTAATCGATGCGAATCGGCCCAAACGGCGAGTTCCATCTTAACCCGGCCCCGACCCCGTACCGAAGATCCGAGAGGTCGATCTTCGTTCCGGCCGAGATGTCGGGGCCCCACACCTGACCGATGTCGGTGAAGACCGCGGCCTTGAGGCCGAACACGAGGGGGATCTGGTACTCGACGCTGAACAGCAGCTCGCTGTTGCCGCCGATCCGGGTACCGGTGCTGTCCTTCGGGGACACCTGCAGTGACTTGAACTGCCGCAGGGAGTTCGAGCCGCCCAGGTAGAAGCGCTCGAACAGCGGGACCGGCTCGTTGCTCCAGCCGAGGGAATAGCCGGCCAGGAG
This genomic interval from Candidatus Methylomirabilota bacterium contains the following:
- a CDS encoding glycosyltransferase family 9 protein, yielding MSGAAAGSSLELVVVRTPNWLGDTVMALPMLAALRAARPDARITLIGRWATLLAGQGVADALLPYPSARTDRRHLASAVAHEPPDVAILLPGSFESAFAARRWGARRRIAYASDGRGFFLTDALPLPSPRRHQVDEYAALLAPLGIADVAGVPQWTLAKSGAADAEVDGLLAAAGLDGGGPLIGLHLGAAFGSSKLWPAEAYGRLARFLIDDGLRPVLLGTSDDAATAAGVARAAGADVASLVGRDRVALLPRLLARLRCLVSGDTGVAHLAAAVGVATVTLFGPSDRRLTAPRGGTARVLDREVPCSPCFRPTCPIDHICLRRIEPETVRDEVRSVVA
- the lpxK gene encoding tetraacyldisaccharide 4'-kinase, with product MTTPRRAPEVLLRRYWDDPDTPVVTAGLSALSVLYRAALAARDRAYRWGVLRTGRLPSPVVSVGNLTLGGSGKTPTVEAVVRSLQEIGHEAGRLPAVVSRGYGRHTRGVHVVADREGIRSNVRTAGDEPLLLAERLPGVPVVVGESRYEAARVAVERCGATAIVLDDGFQHRTLAKDLEIVVVQGRAPWGNARVFPRGMLREPLSALARAHVVVLTNPAGAETIDAVSRTVRRFNPDAALVTARYQLQDAVEAQSGRRVPVADLAGRRLMAFAGLGSPQGFADTLDAAGVRRVGFAEFPDHHWFTPIDLEELAREARAASAQGLVTTEKDWVRVRDLPRPALPLWVLPMRLVIDAGLEAWQRLLAGTLAPAALGRPRS
- a CDS encoding 3-deoxy-D-manno-octulosonic acid transferase, which gives rise to MYVLYSAVLGVGLLAYLPAFLVRRRRAGYGRHLGQRLGRIGEGLPPEPRGWIHAVSVGESAVAVPLVEGIRRRWPELSIVVSTITPTGARIVAERLAGRAAHRYFPVDLPGPVRRALDAARPRFFIAIETELWPNFLRALAARRIPTMIANGRISDRSFRRYHRVRWLMRRVLADVSVFAMQSTEDAQRIIALGAPPERVVVTGNLKSDLLPEASDDAAWRQRLGLGPGDRLWIAGSTHRGEEALALDAFVHANARYPGLALLLAPRHPERAAEVEELIRARGLVAVRRSRLPRDAARGAIVILDTVGELAQLYALAEVVFVGGSLVPIGGHNMLEPAMRGKPVLFGPHTSNFREGAELLQMSGGGLVVKDGAELAGELTRLLEDGDLASRMGRAAREAFAGRQGAVSATLDLIARHLWPGSAGGPSR
- a CDS encoding lysophospholipid acyltransferase family protein gives rise to the protein MKLPRALALSAGPAAGALGLRALARTLRIRREEDAVAPLWAAGVPVIYAVWHGRIFLLPYLYGHRGCCVLASRSRDGEIVSRLVERFGLEPVRGSSTRGGGEALRLLTRQLRRGREVVVVPDGPVGPREVLKPGVIALARLSGAPIVPMAVGASRYWQLRSWDEFHVPRPFARCVMRFGEPIRVSVDADRAAQEAARKEVEAALRGLTWQVDEEARG
- the lpxB gene encoding lipid-A-disaccharide synthase, translating into MASPDRSARPAPIMLSVGEASGDLHGATLCRALRALEPDVRLVGMGGGRMAAAGVEVILDPTAHAAVGTSEALGRIPSLYRAYRLMGQRLRDERPRALVLIDFPEFNLRLARRARRAGVPVVYFVPPQLWAWRRGRVRQMAQRVSQVLAVFPFEAALYEHHHIPVEFVGHPLLDVLPLDLARDEARRRIQADPGHSLIGLLPGSRREEIARLLPPMLDAARRLAAADGRRRFVLGLAPTVPREQVQAHLRAAGGPPIELLSGHTYELMVAADVLLIASGTATLEAALLGTPMVLCYRVSRTTELIARMLTHVEWIGLPNLIAGRVVAPELIQAQVTGERLAAEAGRLLDEDPVAATAQRAAFKEVRARLGEPGVGRRAALAVLRTARAG
- the lpxI gene encoding UDP-2,3-diacylglucosamine diphosphatase LpxI (LpxI, functionally equivalent to LpxH, replaces it in LPS biosynthesis in a minority of bacteria.) — protein: MERALGLMAGAGILPGHAALEARRRGWRVAAFAFEEAPGLAEAADVLIPSTITDIQAVLAGLAAERVKAAVFVGKFWKSSALSRYDQADAAGLGLARDGLSDAALGQMVVTTLGSMGIEVLDQRDFLGPWLLPAGALTARTPSDPEWEEIHEGFRLARRLAADGIGQTVVRARGVTVAVEAAEGTDETIRRGGRLAGPGAVVVKTVADAHDYRFDIPTIGAATLEAMRDGGAVALAVPAGQVLLLDRERVIHVADAAGIAVVSVDGQP
- a CDS encoding Gfo/Idh/MocA family oxidoreductase — its product is MSQNGEPKIRGAVVGAGHMGQYHILALAEIWNVELVGVVDVDFDRAQRVAAPYGARAFRDHRELAGLIDFATVAVPTEQHFAVARDLIESGVHVLVEKPMTSTLEEAKELFRLARQQNRVLHVGHVERFNGAVQELRKIVERPILIESRRLGPFVPRVQNDSVVMDLMIHDIDIVLNLVDGEPRKITAVGSSVHSPVTDVATVQIVFDSGAMATITASRATEEKIRTLAITQPDAYILLDYSHQDIQIHRRAAQEYTLNRESIRYRQASFVEHLLVHKDNPLKLEIRHLISAARAASSHHGTVELPEADDLRSLAVALEIERMIREGRGETAWPEDLPWSARSA
- the lpxA gene encoding acyl-ACP--UDP-N-acetylglucosamine O-acyltransferase, which translates into the protein MIHPTAVIDPGAELAADVRVGPYSVIGGDVTIGAGAEIGAHVVLEGRTRIGARCRIGHGAIIGGLPQDLKFREGTPVGVSIGDDSAVREYVTIHRATHEGHDTVVGRHCLVMASSHVAHDCVLGDHVILINYAGLTGHITVEDRVTIGGLTGIRPFGRIGTYAYIGGCSKVTQDVPPFIMVDGAPAVARAVNVIGMRRGGVDAASRRQVQSAFRLLYRSGQAPGAAIRRVKEELGDHPLVARLVEFVEQSRHGIVPAAEAGGRARAPAEPEEIA
- the lpxD gene encoding UDP-3-O-(3-hydroxymyristoyl)glucosamine N-acyltransferase, which encodes MSAGVSITLGRLADALGASLEGDAERVVTGVAPLEAAGPGDVSFLTDPRYLKQAESSQAGAFLVGRTVSGLPAPLLRVDNPQHGLIAMLELFHPAPSVPPGIHASACVADDARIDASVSIGPFAVVEAGASIGPRSQVGALSFVGTRAVLGEDVRLYPRAVVREGVRVGNRVIVHPGAVLGADGFGYAFDGRAHRKIPQVGGLRIEDDVEIGANSAIDRATLGETVVRRGTKIDNLVQIGHNCDVGEDVILVAQVGVAGSSRIGNRAMLAGQVGVADHVTIGAGAILTAQSGVPSDVPAGEVWSGTPSRPSAAQRRIWAGEGQLPELIKRVRALEKRVRELEARRS
- a CDS encoding OmpH family outer membrane protein, translated to MGQGKAVGRAAAILTLLLGVGGTGWAQAQTPPPATPPSNGRVAIVDIQRILARSVAGAAAREQLEKDKATMQRQLDGHKTELEKMRDELEKKGQLLSAEARREKQDALERKVRDVRRLVDDLQAQLQKKEDALLQKVLQDVAGLIQRLGKEKGYAVVLERQRAGVLFASGDSDLTEDVLKAYDDQTKKAPK